One Pseudomonadota bacterium genomic window, CATCATTTCAGGCCGAACCGACGGGAAGGTAAAAATCAACATTAAAAAACCGGGAAGAATCAAGCCTTCCTTATTAGAAGGCATCGCCAACCGCGCCATTCCTTATAACAGCCCTGCCAGGATAGAACAAATAGAACGAGCAGTACTCCTCATGAACGACTTGCCTGGAATAAATGCCAAGGCATCCCTTGAGCCGGGCACAACTTCAGGTTCCACCAAGATCGTCATATACGCCGCTGAGGGGCCTGTCTTCAACGGCATCCTATCCGGCGACAACCATGGCGACCGCTACACCGGAGCTTATCGCAGCACCGGTGAGGTTTCAACCTATGACCCTTTCGGTCTTGGGGATCAGCTAAATCTTGCCTTCAGAGCGGCGGATCGCCTGACCCAGTGGCGGGTCTCCTATAAACTTCCCCTGGGGGCTACGGGTTTTACCTGGAACGTTGCTTCTACTGGCCTTGCCTATGAACTGGGCAAAGACCTTGCGGACCTCAATGTAAAAGGCTGGGCAGACAGCATCTTTACAGGTGCAAGCTATCCTCTGGTCCGAACCAGGAACGCAAGCATCCAGACCAGTATGGGATTCGAATACATGATGCTCGAAGACGAGGCCAACGGGGAACAAATCAGTGACAGGGAACTGCCTTTTGGCACATTTTCTGTCTCAGGCACCTTTTTCGATACCTTTCACGGCGGAGGACTTACAAACGCCTCCATTACTTTGACCGGGGGCGACGTGGACCTCTCGGGGCATATGGTCAGCAAAGTTAACGATGATGCCGGACCTGGTACACACGGCAATTTTATGCGGGGAACATATTCTCTTGCACGGCTCCAGCGTCTGACCCGGCAGATCACCCTTTACGGCGCTGCCAGGGGACAGTTGGCATCCGGCAATCTGGACTCCTCCCAGAAGTTCATACTGGGTGGGCCCACAGGTATCCGTGCGTACCCTGTAGGCGAGGCGCCTGGCGATGAAGGCCACGCCATTACCCTGGAGACAAGGTTTAACCTGCCATATATGCCATCCTGGGCAAACACACAATTAATAGGCTTTTTTGACGCCGGCTGGGTCAAGTTGCACAAAGACCCATGGCCGGGGTCTGTCACCAACGCCCGCAGCGATAACGAGTATCTGCTCTCCGGAGCAGGCGCTGGGATTATGATAGTAAAACCCGGCCGCTACAGCATGGGGGCATCCTATGCCCATAAGATCGGTTCTAACGATGGAAGGAGCTTAGCCGGTAATGATGCCGACAATTTAAGAGATAACGGGCGATTCTGGATCCAACTAGTGGTCTGGCTATAAGGAAAAAACATGCAAATACATTGCAAATCAGCGGTCGGAATATCGATAACGATCTTCTTAGTATCTGCCTTTATGGCCTTTACGGTATCGGCTTTTGCCACAGACCCAGCAACCCTGCCAACCGGCGGGCAGATTACGTTAGGCACTGGCAGCATAGCAAAAACCGGTAGCGCAATGACCATAAATCAGCAGACCGATAAGATGATTGCCAACTGGGATACCTTCAACATCGGCAAAAACGCCTCGGTTGCATTCCTGCAGCCGGGTGCATCCAGCGTGGCGCTGAATCGCATCCTTGATCAGAACCCCTCCAGGATATACGGCAGCCTGACTTCCAACGGTCAGGTGTTTCTGGTAAACCCCTCCGGGATATACTTTGGTCCCACCGCACAGGTGGATGTTGGGGGGCTTGTCGCCTCCTCCCTTAATATCAACAACAAAGACTTTCTTGCCGGGAGAAACGTCTTTGAGACCCCCGGTAATGCGGGCGCTATCCTAAATCAGGGGGATATCCGGGCCACTGGCGTAGGGTACATCGCATTTATCTCTCCGAAAATTACCAACGAGGGAACAATCACAGCAACCAGCGGCATGGTGGCTATGGCTGCCGGGGATAAAGTCAGCCTCGACTTCACCGGAGACAGCCTGGTGAACTTTACCATAGATAAAGGAACCGTTGACGCCCTCATCGAGAACAAAGGTCTCATCCAGAATGATGCAGGCACGGTTATCCTTAGCGCCGGAGCGGCAAACAGACTTACCAACGCCGTTGTAAACAACTCAGGTATCATAGAGGCCAGGACACTTGCGAACAAATCAGGCCGCATACTCCTTCTCTCTGATATGGAAACAGGTGAGACCATTGCAGGGGGGAGGCTGGATGCCTCGGCCCCCGACGGCGGCAATGGTGGTTTTATCGAGACATCAGCAGCAAAGGTGACAATACACGATGAACTCCAGATTACCACAAAAGCATCCAACGGAAAGACCGGCACCTGGCTTATCGATCCTGTCGATTTTACGATTGCCGACTCGGGTGGTGACATGACCGGCGCAGCGGCTTCAACGGACCTGGCATCCTCAAACCTTGAAATTCAAAGTACCGACGGCGGCACAGGTACAAACGGAGACATCTTTGTAAACGATACCATCAACTGGTCGGCTAACAAGCTCACCTTAAATGCCTACCGGAACATAGAGATCAAAAGCCAACTCAATGGCTCTGGAACCGCGCAACTGTCCCTGCTCTATGGTCAGGGAGCTGTAGCTTCGGGCAATACTGCTACTTACAGCGTCAACGCCCCTGTAAACCTGCCTGCCGGTGGAAACTTTTTTACCACACTGGGTTCTGACGGTACGGAGAAAAACTACACAGTCATCACGTCTCTTGGAGCTGAAGGCAGCACCACCGCCACTGATCTTCAGGGCATGGCGGGAAATCTATCAGGTTACTATGCCCTGGGGGGCAACATAGACGCCTCTGCAACCAGTGACTGGGATAACGGCGCAGGTTTTGCGCACATCGGCAAGTTTTATACACAATTCACCGGCATTTTTGAGGGGCTGGGCCATACCATTACAGGGCTCACCATCTGCCGCCCATCAGAAAGTCGTGTCGGTCTTTTCGGTTGTATGAACGGCAGGATAAGCAATGTGGGAATGGTAAACGGCGCGGTGACGAGCTACAGCTATATCGGCGGCCTGGTGGGGTACAACAGTGGAACTGTTACAAACAGCTACGCCACCGGCGTGGTTACGGGCTTCACAATTGTCGGTGGACTGGTGGGGTACAATTACTATGGAACTGTTACCAACAGCTACGCCACCGGTGCGGTGAGCGGTGCGATCAGCAACTACTTCGGTGGACTGGTGGGGTACAACTACTATGGAACTATTACCAACAGCTACGCCACCGGTGCGGTTACGGGCGTGAACTATGTCGGCGGCCTGGTGGGGAGGAATTATGGTAGTATCACAGCCAGCTACGCCACCGGTTCGGTAACGGGTGTGAACTATGTCGGCGGCCTGGTGGGGAGCAATGATGATGGTAGTGTTACCAATAGTTTCTGGGATACTGAAACATCAGGACGGTTATCCTCGGCTGAAGGCACAGGGCTTACCACCGCACAGATGATGCAGCAGGCTAATTTCAGCGGCTGGGATTTTACTGATACCTGGTGGATGAGCGAGGGCAATACCCGGCCATTCCTGCGCATGGAATATAGCACAAACATCACCAACGCACACCAGTTGCAGTTGATGGGGATGAACTCGACTACGTTAGCGGCAAGCTACACCCTTGCCGCCGATATCGACATGGCGGAACTCAGTCAGGTATCGGGCCTGTGGAACACAACGACAGGTTTTATCCCTGTGGGCAATTCTGCCAGCGGATTCACCGGTGCTTTCGACGGCCTGGGCCACACCATCACAGGACTCATCATCAACCGCCCATCAACCGAATA contains:
- a CDS encoding ShlB/FhaC/HecB family hemolysin secretion/activation protein; this translates as MRYCTKIFCSICIVLLICSTAMAQTLPDAGILLQEQRQPGAILPDSLPSDREKEVMSSPMIDSGVMVFVKGFRFTGGDGIATEAELQELVRNSIGLELGFSDLRNLAFIVTNYLREKKGYLLSRAYLPKQDITDGIIEIAIISGRTDGKVKINIKKPGRIKPSLLEGIANRAIPYNSPARIEQIERAVLLMNDLPGINAKASLEPGTTSGSTKIVIYAAEGPVFNGILSGDNHGDRYTGAYRSTGEVSTYDPFGLGDQLNLAFRAADRLTQWRVSYKLPLGATGFTWNVASTGLAYELGKDLADLNVKGWADSIFTGASYPLVRTRNASIQTSMGFEYMMLEDEANGEQISDRELPFGTFSVSGTFFDTFHGGGLTNASITLTGGDVDLSGHMVSKVNDDAGPGTHGNFMRGTYSLARLQRLTRQITLYGAARGQLASGNLDSSQKFILGGPTGIRAYPVGEAPGDEGHAITLETRFNLPYMPSWANTQLIGFFDAGWVKLHKDPWPGSVTNARSDNEYLLSGAGAGIMIVKPGRYSMGASYAHKIGSNDGRSLAGNDADNLRDNGRFWIQLVVWL
- a CDS encoding filamentous hemagglutinin N-terminal domain-containing protein; this translates as MQIHCKSAVGISITIFLVSAFMAFTVSAFATDPATLPTGGQITLGTGSIAKTGSAMTINQQTDKMIANWDTFNIGKNASVAFLQPGASSVALNRILDQNPSRIYGSLTSNGQVFLVNPSGIYFGPTAQVDVGGLVASSLNINNKDFLAGRNVFETPGNAGAILNQGDIRATGVGYIAFISPKITNEGTITATSGMVAMAAGDKVSLDFTGDSLVNFTIDKGTVDALIENKGLIQNDAGTVILSAGAANRLTNAVVNNSGIIEARTLANKSGRILLLSDMETGETIAGGRLDASAPDGGNGGFIETSAAKVTIHDELQITTKASNGKTGTWLIDPVDFTIADSGGDMTGAAASTDLASSNLEIQSTDGGTGTNGDIFVNDTINWSANKLTLNAYRNIEIKSQLNGSGTAQLSLLYGQGAVASGNTATYSVNAPVNLPAGGNFFTTLGSDGTEKNYTVITSLGAEGSTTATDLQGMAGNLSGYYALGGNIDASATSDWDNGAGFAHIGKFYTQFTGIFEGLGHTITGLTICRPSESRVGLFGCMNGRISNVGMVNGAVTSYSYIGGLVGYNSGTVTNSYATGVVTGFTIVGGLVGYNYYGTVTNSYATGAVSGAISNYFGGLVGYNYYGTITNSYATGAVTGVNYVGGLVGRNYGSITASYATGSVTGVNYVGGLVGSNDDGSVTNSFWDTETSGRLSSAEGTGLTTAQMMQQANFSGWDFTDTWWMSEGNTRPFLRMEYSTNITNAHQLQLMGMNSTTLAASYTLAADIDMAELSQVSGLWNTTTGFIPVGNSASGFTGAFDGLGHTITGLIINRPSTEYAGLFGYINSNGSVSNVGMIGGSVTGGDNYVGSLVGRNYGSITASYATGSVTGEDLVGGLVGQNLGSITASYATGSVTGVNYVGGLAGHNFSGSITGSYATGSVTGDNYVGGLVGQFFSGSITNSYATGSVTGGDNYVGGLVGHHWSGSITASYATGSVTGVSFVGGLVGLNSSGTVTNSFWDTETSAQSSSAGGTGKTTEQMKDLATFFSSWDIDDAGGTVKVWRIYDGDTYPLLRSFMILTTATMTVDPATKVYDATTTVTGGSYAWTTAIDTSKIYGTAAYTSASKNIGSQVVTLNGLYSTQQGYDIDTTSGSIAITAKAITGMGITANNKVYNATTAATINTDSAAITGGASANDDNKYYTGDTVALDTGSASGTFENKNVGTGKVVTVSGLALSGADAGNYTITDASGATASITARALTAAYTGTNKVYDAATTAIVTGSSDDIVPGDTVTFAQTA